The following are from one region of the Coffea eugenioides isolate CCC68of chromosome 2, Ceug_1.0, whole genome shotgun sequence genome:
- the LOC113764014 gene encoding protein DMP3 yields MSLRARSTPSATATSVAATTEDAPDTPKPQPPQRSSSPLSQRALSQALTSTANLANLLPTGTLLAFQLLTPVFTNNGSCDAATRPMTIILLALLAVSCFLASFTDSVKLSDGQVYYGFATFRGMWLFDAQGTIASGSEVGVPDLSKYRLGFIDWVHSVLSVFVFAAVALRDKNVVGCLYPKPDHEVQEVLDIVPIGIGCLCGLLFLVFPTRRHGIGYPVTPGN; encoded by the coding sequence ATGTCTCTAAGGGCAAGGTCGACACCATCCGCCACCGCAACCTCGGTTGCCGCCACCACCGAAGATGCTCCCGACACCCCAAAACCTCAACCACCACAGCGCTCCTCCTCACCTCTATCTCAACGTGCATTATCTCAAGCATTAACCAGCACGGCCAACTTGGCTAACCTCCTCCCCACGGGGACCCTTTTAGCTTTCCAGCTGCTAACACCGGTTTTCACCAACAATGGCTCGTGCGACGCGGCCACACGGCCCATGACCATCATCCTCCTCGCCCTACTCGCCGTCTCATGCTTCCTAGCTTCCTTCACCGACAGCGTTAAATTATCCGATGGACAGGTTTATTATGGTTTTGCAACTTTTAGAGGAATGTGGCTGTTCGACGCTCAGGGGACTATTGCTTCTGGTTCTGAAGTTGGCGTTCCTGACTTGAGCAAGTATAGATTGGGATTCATTGACTGGGTTCATTCAGTTCTATCCGTTTTTGTGTTTGCTGCCGTGGCTTTGAGAGATAAAAATGTGGTGGGGTGTTTGTATCCGAAGCCGGATCATGAAGTTCAAGAGGTTTTGGACATTGTTCCCATTGGAATTGGATGCCTTTGCGGCTTGCTGTTCTTGGTCTTCCCCACCAGAAGACATGGAATTGGTTACCCTGTCACGCCAGGCAATTAA
- the LOC113762092 gene encoding uncharacterized protein LOC113762092 codes for MEDGQSDLLSLKVLVEKERKRVVFLEADKYFLDVLSSFMTMPLAMIIKLTRGHSLKGEIGCLSSLYESVENLGEDHLQSTDHKDMLLHPRSAAEIYHSDLLKDKSIERTDADYYVCSEGGCSFLSYYRSTHCRCGSAITLRLDFSDSASIPQERGGFVKPTVHFMISDDFQVMPMSTKAGLALLEQVSRLDGSRIEERNINIGRNEVLKLLKHSLVSRTPFTDTLLEAPMSKGIFSVCHGKYGPRRKSDIPETIAKKERIILKLIVCKSKNKAIYAEAKEDFVNLLCSFLTFPLGYVFSEFPSLSFKGCINNFYQTIKEFDSNQFMSEEMKEAIVYPKLAPGLPVPTKLIAIMEAVDPSYSTFQSLFNVRNSKLGPKSNFFGKAEGFIKGPSMFMVTDNLTVTPLSAISGLSLLNKLRIPLIDIEEQQVDVGEDEALRLLVATLVSKYTLTDAFLHKEEKQES; via the exons ATGGAGGATGGGCAATCAGATCTTTTAAGCTTAAAGGTCCTGGtggaaaaggagagaaaaagagtTGTTTTTCTGGAGGCGGATAAATACTTTCTTGATGTTCTCAGTAGCTTCATGACAATGCCCTTGGCGATGATTATCAAACTGACCCGTGGACATTCACTGAAGGGGGAGATCGGTTGCCTCAGCAGTTTATATGAAAGTGTGGAAAATCTTGGTGAGGATCATCTACAAAGCACAGACCACAAGGACATGCTACTGCATCCtcgaagtgctgctgaaatctATCATAGTGACTTGTTGAAAGACAAATCGATTGAGAGAACTGATGCTGATTATTATGTATGTAGCGAAGGAGGCTGCTCGTTTCTGAGTTATTATCGATCTACTCATTGCCGTTGTGGAAGTGCTATAACTCTTCGCTTGGATTTCTCAGATTCTGCGTCTATTCCTCAAGAAAGAGGAGGTTTTGTAAAACCAACTGTGCACTTTATGATTAGTGACGACTTTCAAGTAATGCCGATGTCCACTAAGGCTGGATTAGCTCTGCTCGAACAAGTCAGCAGGTTAGATGGGAGCAGAATAGAAGAGAGGAACATAAACATTGGAAGGAATGAG GTTCTGAAGCTGTTGAAGCATTCGCTGGTATCAAGGACTCCTTTTACTGACACCTTGTTGGAGGCACCAATGAGTAAAGGTATCTTCAGTGTCTGCCATGGAAAATATGGTCCAAGAAGGAAAAGTGACATTCCAGAGACTATAGCTAAAAAAGAGAGGATTATTTTAAAGCTTATTGTATGCAAATCCAAGAATAAGGCAATTTATGCAGAGGCAAAGGAAGATTTCGTTAATCTGCTTTGCAGTTTCCTCACATTTCCTCTTGGTTATGTCTTCAGCGAATTTCCATCTTTGTCATTCAAGGGGTGCATCAACAACTTTTACCAGACTATCAAAGAGTTTGATAGCAACCAATTCATGTCTGAGGAGATGAAGGAAGCTATAGTCTATCCAAAGTTGGCTCCAGGTCTTCCTGTTCCTACCAAGTTGATTGCTATTATGGAAGCAGTAGATCCGTCATATTCCACCTTTCAGTCCCTTTTCAACGTCAGAAACAGCAAACTGGGGccaaaatccaatttttttGGGAAAGCTGAGGGATTCATAAAAGGGCCATCCATGTTCATGGTGACAGACAATCTGACTGTAACACCTTTATCTGCAATATCAGGCTTATCTCTTCTCAATAAGCTCAGAATACCCCTCATTGATATTGAAGAGCAGCAAGTGGACGTTGGTGAAGATGAG GCTTTGCGCCTCCTTGTGGCTACTTTGGTGTCCAAATATACCCTAACGGACGCTTTCctgcacaaggaagaaaaacaaGAGTCATAA
- the LOC113761087 gene encoding protein DMP3-like: MSLRARPTSSNQNISSTSDPAAEETSTNAPDARKPPPSPPTPSFYQRALESTAHLANLLPTGTLLAFQLLTPIATNNGSCDAATRPMTLILLLILGVSCFLACFTDSFRASDGQVYYGFASPRGLWVFDYPAASASGIPGDLSKYRLSFIDVVHAVLSVFVFVSVALRDKNVLSCFYPSPSHETEEVLDIFPISIGLICSLLFVIFPTRRHGIGYPVTFGK; encoded by the coding sequence ATGTCTCTCAGGGCAAGACCAACATCATCAAATCAGAATATATCCTCAACTTCTGATCCTGCAGCAGAAGAAACCAGCACAAATGCGCCTGATGCCCGCAAGCCTCCACCAAGTCCTCCAACACCATCTTTCTACCAACGTGCACTAGAAAGCACAGCCCACTTGGCCAACCTCCTCCCAACAGGGACCCTTTTAGCCTTCCAGCTACTCACACCAATCGCCACCAACAACGGCTCCTGCGATGCGGCCACACGGCCGATGACCTtgatcctcctcctcatcctTGGCGTTTCTTGCTTTCTTGCTTGTTTCACTGATAGCTTCAGGGCCTCAGATGGACAGGTTTATTACGGTTTCGCGTCGCCCAGAGGGCTATGGGTGTTTGATTACCCTGCTGCATCAGCTTCAGGAATTCCTGGTGATCTCAGTAAATACAGGTTAAGTTTCATCGATGTGGTTCATGCGGTTCTTTCTGTGTTTGTCTTTGTTTCAGTAGCTTTGAGGGACAAAAATGTGCTCAGCTGCTTTTATCCATCCCCTAGTCATGAAACTGAGGAGGTTTTGGATATCTTTCCTATAAGTATTGGCCTCATCTGCAGCTTGCTATTTGTCATCTTTCCTACTAGACGGCATGGTATTGGTTATCCTGTCACGTTCGGCAAGTGA
- the LOC113761085 gene encoding zinc finger CCCH domain-containing protein 40-like — MAHRLLRDAEADGWERSDFPIICESCLGDSPYVRMTKADYDKECKICTRPFTVFRWRPGRDARYKKSEICQTCSKLKNVCQVCLLDLEYGLPVQVRDTALSINSNDAIPKSDVNREYFAEEHDRRARAGIDYESSYGKVRPNDTILKLQRTTPYYKRNRAHVCSFYVRGQCTRGLECPYRHEMPVTGELSQQNIKDRYYGVNDPVAMKLLNKAGEMPSLEPPEDENIRTLYVGGLDARITEQDLRDHFYAHGEIESIKMVLQRACAFVAYTTREGAEKAAEELANKLVIKGLRLKLLWGRPQAPKPESEISDEARQQAAVAHSGLLPRAVISQQQNQPLQPPGTHDQPPAMPYFNIPPQPQQERAFYPSMDPQRMGALVPSQDGASSGPSGSGDNRSGPEKQHQGQHYAYPGGPPPPQGQFYQQYYPPYGYMPPPPPPYQQYPPYPASMVPPPPSTGTNHQHPPPYQSRVPPPPTGTDQSAYQHRAPPGSNQQHHPPYQSGVPTPSPSAPPPATGEQHHARVPSASGEQAGTSQQMPSSETDQQS, encoded by the exons ATGGCGCACAGACTATTGAGAGACGCTGAAGCAGACGGATGGGAACGATCCGACTTCCCTATCATATGCGAGTCTTGCCTCGGCGACAGCCCTTATGTTCGAATG ACAAAAGCAGATTATGACAAGGAGTGCAAGATTTGCACACGGCCTTTCACTGTTTTCAGGTGGAGGCCTGGTCGTGATGCAAGGTATAAGAAAAGTGAGATCTGTCAGACTTGCAGTAAGCTGAAGAATGTTTGTCAAGTTTGTCTTCTGGATCTAGAATATGGTTTACCTGTTCAGGTTCGAGACACCGCATTAAGCATTAATTCAAATGATGCCATCCCAAAGAGTGATGTGAACAGAGAATACTTTGCTGAGGAGCATGATCGCAGG GCAAGAGCAGGAATAGATTATGAATCTTCCTATGGGAAGGTGCGGCCAAATGACACAATTCTAAAGCTTCAAAGGACAACTCCCTATTACAAGAGAAATCGTGCTCATGTTTGCAGTTTCTATGTCCGTGGACAATGTACAAGGGGTCTCGAGTGCCCATACAGACATGAGATGCCAGTTACTGGGGAACTATCTCAGCAAAACATCAAGGACCGTTACTATGG AGTCAATGATCCAGTGGCAATGAAGCTTCTCAACAAGGCTGGTGAAATGCCTTCGCTTGAGCCCCCTGAAGATGAGAACATAAGAACCCTCTATGTGGGTGGACTTGATGCAAGAATCACTGAGCAAGATCTGAGGGATCACTTCTATGCTCATGGTGAAATTGAATCCATAAAGATGGTGCTCCAACGAGCTTGTGCATTTGTAGCTTACACGACAAGAGAAGGTGCTGAGAAAGCAGCTGAAGAACTTGCAAACAAACTGGTAATAAAGGGTCTGAGGCTGAAGCTGCTTTGGGGGAGACCACAAGCACCAAAACCAGAATCTGAAATCTCTGATGAAGCAAGACAGCAGGCGGCAGTGGCTCATAGTGGTTTGTTGCCTAGGGCTGTTATATCACAGCAGCAGAACCAGCCTCTTCAGCCACCAGGCACACATGACCAACCCCCAGCTATGCCCTACTTTAATATTCCTCCACAGCCTCAGCAGGAGAGGGCATTTTATCCCTCGATGGATCCTCAAAGAATGGGTGCTCTTGTACCATCCCAAGATGGAGCTTCAAGTGGACCATCAGGGAGTGGTGATAACAGAAGTGGTCCGGAGAAGCAGCATCAGGGGCAGCATTATGCTTACCCTGGTGGACCACCACCTCCTCAAGGTCAATTCTATCAGCAATATTATCCCCCTTACGGGTATATGCCACCTCCACCGCCTCCTTATCAGCAATACCCCCCCTATCCGGCTTCAATGGTTCCACCACCTCCCAGTACTGGGACAAATCATCAACACCCCCCTCCTTATCAGTCTAGAGTGCCTCCACCTCCCACCGGCACAGACCAATCAGCTTATCAGCACAGAGCACCACCTGGGTCCAATCAACAGCATCATCCTCCTTATCAGTCTGGAGTGCCGACACCATCACCCAGTGCTCCACCGCCAGCTACCGGTGAGCAACATCATGCTAGAGTTCCTTCCGCTAGTGGTGAACAAGCAGGGACAAGTCAGCAGATGCCATCATCGGAGACGGATCAGCAATCATAA